The following DNA comes from Deltaproteobacteria bacterium.
ACTGTTTCAACATCTTCTTCACTAACTGTAGGTATTGAGCGATTCTCTAAGTTTCGCAGTCCTTGTGGTAATGCCATACTTCTATGTGTGCCCCATGTAGGAAGGAAATGCAAGAAATCTCGATCCTTACTCGCGCTACAGAACGTGGCAGAACGTAGGCCGGAATAAGCGAAGCGTTTCCGGCAACAGCCTGACTTTGCTCATACGGAACTCGCACAGCGGAAACCAAGGGCACCGGACCGATCCCGGGGTGGAAGTCGTACCGATAGGCTGCGCGCACGCTCCGCCCTACGTGTCTCCGCGAAGGCCAGGTAGGGCAGGCTGTGCCTGCCATCAGCGGCAGAACATCGACATCTCGGGTATCCCCTTTTTCGGAAATCGCCTTAAAGAGTTGCAGAGCAGTGTCTGGGGCATAGTTCAAAGGGAGGAGATGACTCACGATACTGGCGATTTTGTCGGCTTGCTCTTGATTCACCTCCTGCATCAAACTCACCAAGAAACCGACTACTTCAGTGACCTCACGGTGACTAACCATGCGAGCGGCTGTGAGTACAGCCAGGGCTTCCGCGTTATTTTCGAGGTCCTCCTCTAATGGAGAGGCTTCGGTAAGTTGAGCCATCTTTTCCGCAACTGTCTGCAAGAGATCTTTGCCAAGCCGTTGTAGTTGTGATGCCACATGTGTCATGACCTCTCGTGCCCGTTTTTCTTGTTGACGTATATATTCTTCGACTTCTTTCTTCTCTTGCTCGTCATAGGGAGAAACGAAACGGAGTTCCTCGATCAGTGCTTTTCGAATTTGCTCGGGAGACATCCCAGCAAAAGCGCCAGGCTCTACCATTGCCATGAAATTCTGGAGTGTCTCTGCCTCTGCATACGAGCCTGGAACAAGCCACGGTGCGTCAAATTTTGGCATAGACAGCGCCTCAGAAGAATCCAATCGGTCCAACATATACTGGAGACATGGGCAAATTTACGAACCCACGTTCAGGGGTGAAGCTCCTGGATGCCCGCCTGCGCGGGCATGACGAACACGCGGCTCCTAACGACGGGAAATCCGCGCCAATTGAGGCTTGGATAAAGACCTACCCTTATGAGCCCTAACCCTCGCCCCTGCGGGGCGAGGGAATTTCCTAGAAGCCTGCGAGACAGGTGCATTTTCCACAGTGTCAAAAAAATCCGACAAGCTGTTTCTTTCGTACTCCTACGATAGGTACGACGAGTTACCAGCAACTGCGCAAAGCCTCGCGTTTTCCTTGGGTTTTTCATTTTGTCTGAAACGCAGCAATATCCAGAAACATCTCATCATAAGCAAAATGAGCTCAAGGTATACAGTTTGCTGATAACGAACCGATACGCATCCGTAGTTCAGGAGGAATCAGCTATGGAATGGCTTGATTTAGGATTGTCTTCCGGTTTGCTGTGTCTTGCCTATCTGCTCCTGTTCACCACAGCACGAAGCCGGTGAGTACGGAGCAACGCCCGTCATCGTTCCTTTTCTGTCCTGGTGAGTGTTACGTGCCGACAACGGTTAAGGATAGAACCAGGCCTCGAACTTTTGGCCTGTTTGCAGCCCCTGGTAATCCTGCATACTGTAATGTCCTCCTCTAGCCATCCGCTGTGATGTGGATGCTAAGGAGAACATTACTTTGCTGAGGGGGGCACATTATCGTGCATGCTGTTGCGACTTCCTCTCGCGGTTTTCTTGTGTGGTGCGTTGTTCTGCTGTTAAGTGCGATTCCACTTCCGACCAACAGTCAAAGTCCGCCGACAATCAACCTGGAACGCATCTCCTACCCCGGTCACTTTAATTTTACTGCTCCTATCGGTATCGCTCACGCAGGCGATGGAAGCCAGCGGTTATTTCTCATCCAACAGGATGGCACTATTCTTCTCATTAAAGGGCAAACGGTACTGGATCAGCCGTTTCTCAATATCTCCGCACGCGTGAGTTGTTGCGCCGAACGCGGGCTCCTTGGCCTTGCCTTCCCTCCCGATTATGCGCGCAGGCAAGTTTTTTATGTCAATTATACTGACCTCTCCGGTAATACCATGATCGCCCGTTATCGTGCCACCAGCAATCCTGATGTCGCCGACCCGAACAGCGAACAGGTCGTGTTGACCATTCCGCAGCCCTTTGACAACCACAACGGTGGCCAACTCCTTTTTGGTCCGGATGGATGTTTGTATATCGGTATGGGCGATGGCGGGGGCGCTGGCGATCCGCTCAACTTTAGCCAGAACCCAGGTTCATTGTTAGGCAAACTCCTGCGCATCCAGGTCAGCCCACGCCGTCTTGGCTATACCATCCCCGCTACCAATCCGTATGTGAACACCCCTGGGTATCGAGGAGAAATTTGGGCACTTGGTTTACGAAATCCTTGGCGCCTCGCTTTCGATCGCTATTCTGGTGACCTATACATCGCTGACGTCGGCCAGTTCAACTATGAAGAAGTCAATGTACAGCCAGCTACCAGTCGCGGCGGCGAGAACTACGGTTGGCGCATTACCGAAGGTGCTCATTGCTACAATAGTCCTACCTGCGACCAGACCGGTCTGACTCCCCCGACCGTCGAATACGAGCACAATGACCCAGACCCTACCCTCAAAAGGAACAACTGCGCCGTGATCGGCGGGATCGTGTATCACGGTGTGAAATATCCGCGCCTGCAAGGCATGTACATTTACGGAGACTTCTGTTCAGGGCGCATTTGGGGACTCAAACGCAATGGTGCGAGCTGGCAAAATACCCTCCTCTTTGGTCGTCCGCCTCTGCAAAACAGGCTCCTGATCGCTGCCATCGGCGAAGATGAACAAGGAGAGTTGTATGCTGTGGACCGTTTCAACGCCGCCCTTTTTCGCGTGGTCGAGGCTTCGCCAACCGCGAGTACTGATCTTATGCTCACCGGTAATGACTTTCCTGATCCGGTCACACCGAACACGAATTTGACGTACACGTTCACAGTTACGAACATCGGCGCGACAACCGCCACTGGTATACAAGTGAACAACCTGTTACCAGCTGGCAGCACCATCGTTTCAGCTTCAACCTCGACAGGCTCGTGCGCTCCGACGAATCCAGTGACCTGTGTGTTGAATCCGCTCGCCAGTACTAGTCAGGCACAGGTTGTCGTTGTCGCCAAGTCAACCAAGTGTGGGATCATCAATAGCACCGCACATGTTGTCAGTGATCAAACCGATCCTACGTCAGCGAATAATACCGTAGCGATAGCCACCACAGTCGCCGGAGGGGTCTGTGACCTGCCACCGCCTCCACCATGTCAAGGCAGCACGCGACGGAAGTGTCGGTAATCCATCGTTCAGTTGCGCATTAGGTTGGTCTGTGTGGGCCATGATATGAAGGAATAGACTCTGCTAAGCAGCCCTCCACGAATCCAGGCAGAGCCACATCGGAGATTGCATGCGCATTGCATTGCGTTGGTTTATTGTTTCAGTGTTGTGCCTCTCACACTCAGCCTCTTCGGCTCAGGCGCAAGGGTCGAACCAAACCTCTCCTACTATTACACTCACGCGATTCCTCGGCGGTTTCCGCAGCCCTGTGCATATCACTCACGCTGGAGATGGCAGTCAGCGCCTCTTTGTCCTTGAGCAAGAAGGTGTCATTCGCATTGTCAAGAATCAAACTCTGGTAGCAACACCATTCCTCGATATTGCCGCACGGGTCGGTTGTTGTGGTGAACGTGGGCTCCTGAGTGTCGCTTTCCCTCCGAACTACGCCAATAAAGGGTACTTCTACGTCAACTACACAAACAACGAGGGCACGACAGTTATCTCGCGTTATCGTGTAACCTCAAACCCAGACGAGGCAAATCCCAACAGTGAGGAAGTCCTCCTCACTGTTGAGCAGCCGTTCTCGAATCATAACGGCGGCCAGATCGCTTTTGGTCCTGACGGGTTCTTGTATATCGGTATGGGTGATGGCGGCTCAGGAGGTGATCCGCAGAATAATGGTCAGCGAACCGACACGCTCCTTGGCAAGCTCTTGCGTATCGATGTCGAATCAGGCGCCAAGCCGTATGCTGTTCCTGCGACCAACCCCTTCGTGCAAAACCGCAACTATCGGAGTGAAATCTGGGCGCTTGGCCTCCGTAATCCGTGGCGATTTTCTTTTGATCGCCAAACTGGCGACTTGTACATCGGAGACGTTGGACAAGGGGTGTATGAAGAGATCGACTTCCAGCCAAAGGCTAGTCCTGGTGGCGAAAATTACGGCTGGAAGATTATGGAAGGAGCCCATTGCTTTAACAGTAGCTCCTGCAATCAAAGTGGATTGACCCTCCCTTTAGTTGAATACGACCACTCGCAGGGCTGCTCTGTCACTGGAGGTGTGGTGTACCGCGGCCAGCAATTTCCTCGCTTGCAGGGCCTCTATTTTTACGGCGATTTCTGTAGCGGAAATCTGTGGGGCCATAGGTCGACCTTCGGGTCTCGGCAAAACACACGACTCCTCGACACGGCTCTAACGATTAGCACTTTTGGTGAAGACGAGGCAGGTGAAGTGTACGTAGCTGATTATGGCACTGGCGATCTGTACCGTATTACCGACCCAGAGCCGGTCTCCGGTGCAGATTTGGCGGTTTCCCTTGCCGATGCTCCTGATCCTGTCACTGTCAATAGTAGCGTCACCTATACCGCGACGATTACCAACAATGGGCCATCGCCGACCGAAAATGTCCAACTGAATGCGTCGTTACCGGAAGGGGTGTCATTTGTATCGGCATCCACATCACAGGGCACCTGCAGTGGCACGACGCCCGTCAATTGCCAAATGAGTAGACTGGACCCACGTGCGACTGCCACAGTCACCTTGGTGCTCAAACCCACGAATCCGGGCGGGTTGAGTTTGACGGTGTCAGTGTCAGGAAGTGAACCTGATCCCGGTTCCGGCAATAATGTCGCCACTGCCGTCACTAGCGTGTCTACGGGGTCGCCTTCGCCTCCAGCCAACGCACCGGACTTCACCGGCTTTTGGCAAAGTGTCTCGCAGAGCTGTAAGGGCAACGGCGCCGCACTGAGATGTAAGCTGAAAGGCTCGTTCGTCGTGCAGAGTCAAGGAAACCAAAATGCTCCAAGCACCTCTGTCCAATTTTACTTTTCGCCGAACACGATCTTCGAGTCGAGTGATACCCTGCTCAGTAGTACGACAACCAGCGCTGTCAAAGCCGGAAAAAGCAAAAGAAGAAAACTCAGTGTGACACTCCCAGGCGGGCAGACAGCCACTGGAGGGTTCATTATTGCGGTCATCGACGCAGCGAATAGCGTCAGCGAACGTGACGAAACCAACAATGAGATCAGTTCGACAGTGATACCCTAACTTGCAAGGGGGCACAGTCGTGCACCTCGGTCTTCCCGTGAACTCCCCTACCCCTTCGGTAGCTTCAACACCCGCTCGCCGATAATGTTGTGTTGGATCTCACTTGAGCCAGCAGCAATGGTGAGCCCGCGTGCACGCAGCGCGCGATGGAGCCAGCGACCATTTTCTACCGCCCCAGCGGAGTTCCGTTCGAGCTGCGAATATGGACCGAGCAGTTCCTCAGCAAACATCGCAACACGCAAGTTGAGTTCAGTCGCATGCAATTTGCCGAACGAGCTTTCTGGTCCCGGCACTTTCCCGTTAAGCTGTGCGGTCAGCGAACGGTAGCGACTCAAACGCAAGCACAACGACTCACTAGCAAACTGTGCGAGCCTCTGCCGCACGTACGGATGTCGCGCAGCAGGCATTCCTTCGAACTGAACCGATTTCGACACCTCAACTAATTCGGTGATAGTTTTTTCCACTGGATGTCGTGTCCCACCCGAGACGCGCTCATACATCAATGTTGCGATCGATACCTGCCATCCTTGATTGAGATCACCGACCAAATTTTTTCGTGGCACACGTACGTTGTCATAAAAGACTTCGTTAAAGTCGGAATCGCCTGTGATTTGCACCAAGGGGCGAACCGTAATACCGGGAGTTTTCATATCCACTAACAGATAGGATATGCCACGATGTTTCGGCGCATCGGGACCGGTGCGCACCAGTAACACTTGCCACTGCGCACGATGCGCCAGACTGGTCCATACCTTTTGGCCGTTGATCACGAAGTCATCGCCATCAAGCACCGCTCGAGTTTGCAGTCCGGCCAAGTCAGAGCCGGCACCGGGCTCTGAATATCCCTGACACCAGATTTCCTCAGCAGTAAGCATCTTGGGCAGAAAGCGGTGCTTTTGTTCGTCGGTTCCGAACCCCATCAAGGTGAAGCCAATCCGGTCAAGCGCGAGTTGATTGGCGCCATAGAGGGGCAAGCCTAAGCGTAACACTTCATCTTGATAGATCACCTGTGCGACGAGACTCGCCCCGCCACCACCCCACTCTTTCGGCCAGTGCAACGCAACATAGCCAGCAGCATGCAACCGCCGGTGCCATTCCAACATCTTTTGCCAGCGTGCCTCATCATTTTCTTCACGATCGGCTATTGGATCACTATCATGGCCAAACACTTCGGCCTTATTGCGTTCGAGCCACCCGCGCAAATGAACGCGAAAAGCTTCTTGTTCTGGAGTAAAAGTAAAATCCATACACTCCCCTTAGAACACCAACCGGTGTCTCCTCAGGATCGATTGCCACACTGGCGGCAGGGCCAACACCAACAAGAGTAGGGCGGGAAGAAACACAAGAGAGGCATCAATACCCCAATGGGTCGAGGGCAAACGACCAGTGAGAATGTCAACGACGTGGAGTAACGCGTGCCCCACCACCCAAGCTGTCAGACCCACATAGACAGGATAACAGCGCTCAAGATTCATCGCGCACCAGCCGAACCCAACTCCCAAAATCGTAAAGGTCACACCGATATCACGAATGAAATGCACATTAAGAGGTCCGGTGTCAGGAACCGCCGCTGGTAGATCTGTGTACCAAGATTCAGGAGCGATGAGCATCCATACGCCGTTAGCACTATTGAGGATACACAAAAGCCAGAGTAGCGCTTTCATTCTTTTTTCCCCTGTAGCGGGAAGGCAGCCTACCACGCTGTGCCTGGCGAGAAAAGCGTATTTCCTGAATCTGAAGGACGGTCGTACTAGACTGCGCCCTCAAAGATTCGCTACGGTTACAAAAGGAGATTTTCACTATGGCAGGGTTTCAGCCAACCGAAGAACAGCAGCTCATCCGCGACACCGTTGCAACGTTCGCACGCGAGCAGATTCGCCCCGTCGCGAGAGAAGCGGACGAAAGCGGACAGATTCCAGCGTCTCTGATTCAACAAGTATGGGAACTCGGTCTCATTCAGAGCACGATTCCCGAAGCCTTCGGCGGCAGCGGCGAACCCCCGTCAGCCATTACCAGTTCGCTGGTCTGTGAAGAACTTGCGTGGGGAGACCTGTCAATTGCCTTGCACGCGCTTGCACCACGTCTGCTCATACAACCGCTCCTGACCTTGGGAAATGAAACCCAACAACGAATCCTCCGCGAGTACACAGACAGTGAGTTCCTGGCAGGAACCGCAGCCGTCGTCGAGCCGCGGTTTGCGTTTGACATCAACGAACTGGCAACCACCGCAGCAATTGATCAGGGAGAGATTGTCCTGAATGGCACGAAGTGCCTCGTTCCTCTCGCTGCCGAGGCACGACATATCCTCGTGTATGCTCGTGACGGACAAGGAATGACTGCCGTCTTGGTTCCGCACGGAACTCCGGGACTCACGATCCACGAACGTGAGAAAAACATGGGACTCAAAGCCATCGCGACCTACGAACTTACCCTAGAGAACTGCCGCGTCCCCGCGAGTGCTCGTCTGGTCGGCAGTCTTTCTCCGCTCTTGAATCGCGCTCGCGTTGCCCTTGCCTCGCTGGCGGTGGGTGTCGCCCGTGCAGCGTTTGAATACGCGACAGCCTATGCCAAGGAGCGACGTGCATTTGGTTCAGCGATCGCTCAGAAGCAAGCCGTTGCTTTTATGTTGGCGGAGATGGCCGTCGAGATTGATGCAGCCCGGTTGTTAGCATGGGAAGCCGCGTGGAAAATTGATGCCGGTCAGGATATCCCAACCGGTCAGCTCTCCGCCGCTACCCGCGAAGCATGTTTAGCGAAGAACTACGCTGCCAACATGGTACTCAAAGTGACAGACAATGCCCTGCAAGTCTTAGGTGGACACGGGTATATTCGAGATCACTTCGTTGAACTATGGCTGCGTAATGCGCGAGGGTTTGCCACGTTTGAAGGAATGGCGATGGTGTAAGAAGTAGTCTTTAGCTATCAGAGCTCAGCCGTCAACCAGACAAAAAAGACCAGCACTGAAATGACAGGACTCGCTGAAAGCTGAGAGCTAACCGCTGCAAGCTCACTGGGAGGGTATGATGATCGACTTCACTCTTTCTCCGGAAATTCAGAATACACAGCAA
Coding sequences within:
- a CDS encoding acyl-CoA dehydrogenase is translated as MAGFQPTEEQQLIRDTVATFAREQIRPVAREADESGQIPASLIQQVWELGLIQSTIPEAFGGSGEPPSAITSSLVCEELAWGDLSIALHALAPRLLIQPLLTLGNETQQRILREYTDSEFLAGTAAVVEPRFAFDINELATTAAIDQGEIVLNGTKCLVPLAAEARHILVYARDGQGMTAVLVPHGTPGLTIHEREKNMGLKAIATYELTLENCRVPASARLVGSLSPLLNRARVALASLAVGVARAAFEYATAYAKERRAFGSAIAQKQAVAFMLAEMAVEIDAARLLAWEAAWKIDAGQDIPTGQLSAATREACLAKNYAANMVLKVTDNALQVLGGHGYIRDHFVELWLRNARGFATFEGMAMV
- a CDS encoding acyl-CoA dehydrogenase is translated as MDFTFTPEQEAFRVHLRGWLERNKAEVFGHDSDPIADREENDEARWQKMLEWHRRLHAAGYVALHWPKEWGGGGASLVAQVIYQDEVLRLGLPLYGANQLALDRIGFTLMGFGTDEQKHRFLPKMLTAEEIWCQGYSEPGAGSDLAGLQTRAVLDGDDFVINGQKVWTSLAHRAQWQVLLVRTGPDAPKHRGISYLLVDMKTPGITVRPLVQITGDSDFNEVFYDNVRVPRKNLVGDLNQGWQVSIATLMYERVSGGTRHPVEKTITELVEVSKSVQFEGMPAARHPYVRQRLAQFASESLCLRLSRYRSLTAQLNGKVPGPESSFGKLHATELNLRVAMFAEELLGPYSQLERNSAGAVENGRWLHRALRARGLTIAAGSSEIQHNIIGERVLKLPKG
- a CDS encoding DUF11 domain-containing protein, producing the protein MRIALRWFIVSVLCLSHSASSAQAQGSNQTSPTITLTRFLGGFRSPVHITHAGDGSQRLFVLEQEGVIRIVKNQTLVATPFLDIAARVGCCGERGLLSVAFPPNYANKGYFYVNYTNNEGTTVISRYRVTSNPDEANPNSEEVLLTVEQPFSNHNGGQIAFGPDGFLYIGMGDGGSGGDPQNNGQRTDTLLGKLLRIDVESGAKPYAVPATNPFVQNRNYRSEIWALGLRNPWRFSFDRQTGDLYIGDVGQGVYEEIDFQPKASPGGENYGWKIMEGAHCFNSSSCNQSGLTLPLVEYDHSQGCSVTGGVVYRGQQFPRLQGLYFYGDFCSGNLWGHRSTFGSRQNTRLLDTALTISTFGEDEAGEVYVADYGTGDLYRITDPEPVSGADLAVSLADAPDPVTVNSSVTYTATITNNGPSPTENVQLNASLPEGVSFVSASTSQGTCSGTTPVNCQMSRLDPRATATVTLVLKPTNPGGLSLTVSVSGSEPDPGSGNNVATAVTSVSTGSPSPPANAPDFTGFWQSVSQSCKGNGAALRCKLKGSFVVQSQGNQNAPSTSVQFYFSPNTIFESSDTLLSSTTTSAVKAGKSKRRKLSVTLPGGQTATGGFIIAVIDAANSVSERDETNNEISSTVIP
- a CDS encoding DUF11 domain-containing protein, translating into MHAVATSSRGFLVWCVVLLLSAIPLPTNSQSPPTINLERISYPGHFNFTAPIGIAHAGDGSQRLFLIQQDGTILLIKGQTVLDQPFLNISARVSCCAERGLLGLAFPPDYARRQVFYVNYTDLSGNTMIARYRATSNPDVADPNSEQVVLTIPQPFDNHNGGQLLFGPDGCLYIGMGDGGGAGDPLNFSQNPGSLLGKLLRIQVSPRRLGYTIPATNPYVNTPGYRGEIWALGLRNPWRLAFDRYSGDLYIADVGQFNYEEVNVQPATSRGGENYGWRITEGAHCYNSPTCDQTGLTPPTVEYEHNDPDPTLKRNNCAVIGGIVYHGVKYPRLQGMYIYGDFCSGRIWGLKRNGASWQNTLLFGRPPLQNRLLIAAIGEDEQGELYAVDRFNAALFRVVEASPTASTDLMLTGNDFPDPVTPNTNLTYTFTVTNIGATTATGIQVNNLLPAGSTIVSASTSTGSCAPTNPVTCVLNPLASTSQAQVVVVAKSTKCGIINSTAHVVSDQTDPTSANNTVAIATTVAGGVCDLPPPPPCQGSTRRKCR